The stretch of DNA GAGGAGCCCGGGATAAGCGGCATCTGGAGCCCCCGGGTGGTCATGGGCTGACCTTCGGTGCGGGGTTCCCTGGGGCGCCATTCCTTTAGCACAGTAAGGATCTGACGGATGAAAGTCAGCGGCAGCGTCTGATTGATTTACCATGAAATGTCTGCAGTATTGATTGGCTTCCATTTCCTCCGAAAAGCATGACCATGTCTTAATTGCAGGCTGCGGAGACAGCGAGTCTTGAGGAGCACTTCCAAGGATGGGGCGAGGTGGTCCTGCTTGCTGACCGTACCCTTCGCTGGGAGAAGCCTTGGTTCCCAGCAGCTATAATGGGGGCCGTGTCCTTCATATTTCTGTAAGTAACTGTAGAAAGGGTTCGGACTGGGCCGTGCCTTGTGTGAGGAGCCCCGGGGCAAATCCAGGAAATGTCTCCTATGGTCTATAGCGCCAACATGTTCGGCGGCGGTGTACCCACCCATCTCTGTCTTTGTGCTGGTCCATATTTCCTTCCCACACACTAGGTCCAGTTTCATACGTAGCCAGGAAacctaggaagctggcttacaattAGACTGGCTGTGGATATGCCGAAGTTATGTGGAGGCCTGCGCctaactccggcggatccaccacccagtataaatgacccccatagtctctATCCAGATGTTACCTTGGTACTGTTCTGCACCAGTTTTTGTCCGTCATGAAGATCACTTGATACAGGAGGGATTCCGTAATTCAGAAAGCTACCCTGTATCTGTGGGGAGCTTTCCTGGTGCATGtgcctaaggccgaatgcacacggccgtgttccgtggccgagtatgccgggctggattcctgttcagagcaggagcgcacggcattggttgccatgacgccgtgcgcttcatgtcgctgctgcactacagtattacactatacgagtgtattactgtagtgcagcggcggcatgaagcgcacggcgtcatggcaaccaatgacgccgtgcgcctcTGCtcagaacaggaatccagcccgacataccacggaccgctctcagccacggaacacggccgtgtgcattcggcctaatgtGAAGCAAAAagtagatgtgaacagagccttaaagaggacctgcccctctcctgacaggtctgttttagtaactacttgcatccccccaggtagtaacaattctggagcatctattcttatgactctgttgtgccatttctctattattcctcatagacgtttacaaatgaattactagcagttttcagtgaaggtccagatgggtattACCAGGTGGGGGTGTctccctgcacaatctgacactTTCCAATAGGTGCTGCTAGTGTAAGACTATTTAGGAACTCACGCCAACTAGTTCCACCCATTTGGACTTGCATTGTAAACTTCTAATAGGAAGAATTAAGGAACAGCACATCAGAGTCATGagcatagatgctccagaattgttactacaCGGGGAGgagtgcaagtagttactaaatcaGACCTGTCGGGAGGGGTGACGGCTCCTctttgaggctgggttcacatgggcgCTTTTAactccagcagaggaacagactgtTCACGGTATCTGGCACCGCCTCCTAGTGTGCACCGCCTCCTAGTGTGCACCGCCTCCTAGTGTGCACCGCCTCCCACTGTGCACCGCCTCCCACTGTGCACCGCCTCCCACTGTGCACCGCCTCCCACTGTGCACCGCCTCCCAGTGTGCACCGCCTCCTAGTGTGCACCGCCTCCTAGTGTGCACCGCCTCCTAGTGTGCACCGCCTCCCACTGTGCACCGCCGGATCCCATTACAGTGAGCTCCAGGCACTTTCGGCTGGACAAAATGCTGCGTGTAGtatgttgtgtttttttgtttttgttcagcATGTACGTgccagaataataataataaaaataaaaaaaacgcaggTGGGAACCCAGCCATACATATTGGATAGAGAAGCCTACAGATTTTGGTGAGAGCACCCAGCCATGTAATGTGTATGGGAGGCCCCAGACACTCCCAGCAGCAGATGTCAGGGATGATGAGGATCACCAAAGGTGTCTGCTGGGGGCAGTCTTCCCTCTCCAGTATAGGCAATGTTCCAGCACAAGTTACTTTGTCACATGGAATAGGTTACATTAGAAATACGAAAAAAAACTACGTGTTTCAAGCGAGTAAACCGCTCTTAGTCATGGTTTAAAGACTAAGTGCGATGCCAGCCAATTTACATCAATTATCCACAATGACAGCTGTGATGTGCGGGGCACGGCAGCTAAATGTCAtcgggatccccagtcagtgtgaacacagaaaaatatatactagAAGACAAAGGTCAGAAACAGAAACCTTCACATTTTCAGAGAGACCCTTACTAAACTGTTAGAGGAAGGTCTGTCACAGAAGGAGTTTGGGTCTTCTGTCCATTAACTCCTTTACTATACGGACTCCCTAAGGTCCATGAACAAGCTGGTAAAGGGGttctgtagttttttttaaagggaacctgtcaccgggattttgtgttttatctgactcatctcaggttaatttgcatatgtatcaaattgttttttgtttttttacacaataaaagcacacagagctatggggactggatattgcggatgtgctagcggccatctagcaacccatgtcctcagctctatacacaaaatcccagtgacaggttccctttaaactaatgatctagcttctggatagatcatcagcatctgatcggcgggggtttaccacaggcccagtgatgtcacgacccgtataactgggcggggctaagctccattcaagtgaaggaagcttagccccgcccactgatactagtcgtgacgtcaccggGCCTGCGGTAAAgagcgagaaggccacggcgctactgctagtgcctctgccttctcaaacagctgatcggcaggggtccccaacgatcagatgctgatctatccagaggatagatcatcagtttaaaaaaactgcagaacccctttaatctagaGCACAGCCCTATAGTATCGGGGATCGGCTCCCCGTGTGAACCTTTTGTGTTCCTGGATGGACTTTAACCCACCTGCAACCTTTGTCTAAACACCTACCATATCTGCGGGACAGCAAAGTTATTGTGGCAAATCATAAACTGGAAAATGACTTTTCTTGGTTGTCTTCTGACGTGAAGTCACTGTGCCCGCCTATGCCGCATGCAGGTGCCATCCAGGCTTTGAGTTATCACTTAGAAAAATACGGTGCctactctgatgagaaaaaactgtatttcaaatgctgctttttttttttaaataaaaacacaaTTAGTTTCTCTGCAAACTATCCTTTTATGCGCCACTTGGAATGGTATGGCCGCTACATCTATGACCTGCTCGTCATTTGGAGTGGTGATATAGCGGCCATACCACCCTTTGTGGAATACTTaggaattaaaagggttttccaagatttttgtaCTGATCTAACCTCTGAGTAGGTCATCAccagtatctgattagtgggggccCTGCTTTTGGTTCTGTGCACTATGTAAAGGAGGAGGACTGGACAAGGAATGAGATGGGGCGAGCTGTCCTCTTTTTGCCATGTGTATGTATATGGAGGTGGGAGAGTTGTGCTGCAGTGTAGTTCAGCAGCAGAATATCAGTCGCCTCTGTTAGTATTTTTATCTCGTTCTGCTTTATGAACTTATTACAGCCTTTTTAAGGATTATTGAATGGTTATGAGCGCAGCATTTTTATAGTTTGATTCTAGAAGTGATAGAGATGTTAGGGAAACGGGAACAGAAATTTGATTTTGCTTCCTCGAAAAGATGAAGCTGTGGTAATTCTGTACTTCTTCTTTTTCTGCAGGATGATCTATTACCTGGATCCGTCAGTTCTCTCTGGGGTTTCCTGTTTCATCATGTGTCTGTGTCTGGCTGACTATCTTGTTCCAACACTGGCTCCCAGAATTTTTGGGTCCAACACATGGTTGGTATCTTTGTATTCTAGAATGTTCTAGGTCATATTTGGCTCATGGGTGTCTTACTAGGATCCCAGATAAcacgttaaagggattgtcccatatGAGACAGTTATGATATATCAATAGGCTATACACAAATctttgggacctgcacctatcttcaGAACAGAGACCTGACTTGGCCGGAGAGTGCACTATACATGTGTGATATACTCTCCATGAACTGCTGTCGGACCTCCAaaaatagcagtgaatggagagcaaactgcaagcgtggccacccctccattcaccattatgggacttcagaaaatatagtcccatagtggtgaatggagggtggccgcacaTGTCACGCTTCGGTAGGGAAACATCACATCGAGCatagaagggaaggggggggggtcagggaATCATGCctaagaactagggaaggaagatggacacctagtgaaaaccctaaccaaaatcctgactgactaccagtatgaacagacccaaaggtaggtgagttcatacgcaggaatacctagtccTAtcgagccctataggaccctggtactaatggcagggacgagactacctgttcctccaaaagcaagggcgaacaggagtctccttcaggcctgttACAAACAATGGGAAAATGCAACATACAGaaaccaaacaaaatacaaaagggaaagaaagacttaacttcaaaggagcaatggaagcaccaggaactcagccgagatccagccACAATCTATcctaaggtccaaacagaagctataaaccgcacagcattgtgggagaagcaactataaataaagaaggttaaatgaccctaatagccacacctgggggaaatggtgtggcaagcaccaaaaacaacacagacgtcatttaatccaaatggaaaacatgtcagatcactgATCTGTCTCACCGATCACCTGTCGCTGGAATGTGAGTGACAGCATGTGTTGCCTGCTCTGTTCACTTCAGGGCCCCATTGTGGAACTAGGAGAAGATCCCACCTGTGGGACCTACTTCTATCTGATATTTTTGGTGTATGCTATTGATGTGCCATAAATGCCCagattggacaaccccttcaggATCACtgatttattttaaaggggtttcgcGATTAAGACcctttatcccctatccacagagaATGAGGGCTTGTGCTGTCTACAGCTCCATTCAACCttttgggactgctggagatagcaaaGTACAAGTGCTCGAACGGAGCAGCGGTGCACATGTGCGACCACCACTGAATTTGAACATGGGAGCCCCGTCTCCTGTTCTTGTAATTGGCAAGGACCCCAGCAGTCGATCCCTGTCAATCAGACACTTataccctatcctgtggattaGGGGTTAAGTTGTCTTAAAGAGGTccgcttttaaaggggttgtctcacttcagctatgggcatttatcatgtagagaaagtcaatacaaggcacttactgatgtattgggattgtccatattgcttcctttgctggctggattcattttttcatcgcattatacactgctcgtttccatggttacgaacaccctacaatccatcagcggtggtcgtgtttTCACAGTACAAAaaaaagcaccggcctatgtGTGCTCCTGCGGTCTcagtcaccagagaggctggcacttttttctatagtgtgcaagtgcggccactgatgctggattgcagggtggtcgtaaccatggaaacgagcagtgtataatgtgatggaaaaatgaagccagcaaaggaagcaatatgggcaatcacaatacattagtaagtgccttgtattaactttccctacatgataaatgacatttgctgaagtgagacaacccctttaagtagctgCATTAGTACATTGACCAGCCTGAAAATTAAAGGGGCTGTTCTTAAAATGCCTTAAAGGGGGCAAGGTATTTTTCTTTTACTGTTTCAAATAACCTGGAGcagataaaataacaaaaataaacgaATCTAACCTTTCTAAACCCCTTTCCATCCAGTGCCCCAACTGCAGCCATGACACATTGTGTTAGCGTGACGCCTTGTATATCGCTCCTACCCATCACTGGCCACCGCTGTTATACCGTCCACTGCTGAGGCCATTTTTATAAAATGACAGACCGAAAGCACTTCTGGTTGCCGGAAAAGATTTATGTTGCGGACTTTTAAGGATTTTGTGAATAAACCGATCCTTTTCCCTGTACAGGACCACTGAGCAGCAGCAAAGGCTGCATGAGATCTGCAGCAATCTTGTGAAGACCCGCAGGAGGATCATTGGCTGGTGGAAGCGCCTCTTTGTCCTGAAGGAGGAGAAGCCCAAGATGGTGGGACTATTTTTCAGACTTTCCTTTTTAAGAGCAGTTATTATATGACCGCTTCTTGttctcacttaaaggggttgtccaatgtgtttgtaagaggaTTATATGGCACCTACTAATATAGTgtctgttgaaattctgcaccattttctatatttcataaggtatgctctCTTGTTTGCCAAGTTTTTTGTGCTGACCACAGagttcctgtccataagatggccgctgatggagggtcatgtgaccaggcaaatcacctccatgtgatgtctcctccattcaaacacctTGCACCTGCTAtaaactcccaacagaacaagtgcagacttcaggtgcagtgtgtttgaatggaggagacctcACATGGCGGTGATttacctggtcacatgaccctccatcagcagccattttgtggacagGACAAGggagcataccttatgaaatatagaaaatggtgcagaatttctacAAAGCTTTATatgagtaagtgccatatagtcatctcacaaacacattggtcagcaGTAACCAGaaaatggccaacccctttaagtgtccgatgttGTCTTGCTCTGACGCTAATGTAATGTTTTCTCCTCGTCTAGTATTTCATGTCAATGATTACCGCTCTTGCCATCGTTGCTTGGATCGGACAGCAGGTTCATAACCTCCTCCTGACATACATTATTGGTAAGTGTTCCTATAAGCAGGAAATACTTGGTCCCTGAAGACAACAGAGATGGAATATTCCATCCTACATAACAGCATACTGTAGAGCCCCATCAATATCCTTACTGGAAATGGTTCCCTCCATCACATAAAGGGAATTCGAGATCCtgcttttccatttttatttttttactatgccCATTACATAATTACTTCTGTCGTGTGTTTTCCGAGGTAGCCCCCCTTACTGTTGTTGTGATAAGCCACTTTATTCCACGGTCCCTGCATATGTCAGTTCCCTTTCTGAAGTCTAGGAGGCAGTACGCCATGCTCATCGCACCCTTTTCCTGCCCTCTTCCCCTTGAGGGACATTTTAGACCTGTGTCCACGTCCTCTTCCCGGGTCTGCGCACAATGTATCAGCTATGGCACAAGTGTATAGAAGCAGTGAAGCTAGGCCATGTACACCCAGCTTCATGTGCAGTGGCTGAGAAATTGTACGCATTTGCGAGAATGGGAGACGGGGGAAGATGACGTGGACACAGGAGATGAGGGCAGTGGCTTCATACAAAAGCAGAAGGGAAACGCCTCTGGAAATACATGACAGAAGTAATAAGAAAATGgcgtagaaaaaaaaatatatatggaaaaGCGGGATGTCTGGTTCCATttgaaggggttgtgtcatctcgtcTGTTAggggcatattactaggatatgcccccaatgtctgttaggtgcaggtcccagaggtggaaccagcACCTATCTCTGAAAAGAAGCCTGCAAAGAGAAGGAGAgcagactgcgcatgcgcggctgctttccatttattcatttctatgggagtgccagtggtcagctattttcagaagtcccatagaaatcaaaGGGAAGCACACCGAAACTgcagccactgctccattcacttctatagggctgacgGAGATGGCAGAGTCACGTGGGACCCCACATCCATCTGAAGAcaacacaaccccttttaaggctcTGTGCCTTtatacatttaaagaggacctgttacctCTCCTGACATTCCGGTTTTAGTAAATGCTTGTATTCTCCATGAAATAATAACTCTgtattgtgctgttcctctaatATTCCTTCTAGAAATGTGTGAATATATTAACAACTTGACGTTAACCAGTTGGAGCTGTGTCCCTACACTCTGACACTGTCTAATCTATGCagagtgtcagactgtgtaggaaTGTACCCCTTTGACAAGGGAAATGGTAAATCCCAATTTATTAATAACTTTCTATGAGCGATAACAGAGAAAGGTCACGGTACATAACTATAAGAAAAGAAGGGCCAGACTTGCTGTTGTGTGGGGAATACAACTCCGGAGAGGTGATAGGTCCTGCTTAAAGGCGTTTTCCAAGTTAAAGGTATTGATTGCTTGTCCTTGGGTGACCCACTTGCCCGGTGGCTGtgagtggtattgcagctctgtccCAGGAGAGCTGGATAGTACAGTAAATCTGCTTCATTGTGGAGCAGATTTGGTGTCTGGAAAAGTAGTAAGCCGGGTGATCACCCCTGTGGGAGCTGTTATGTTTCTCACCCAATTTTTAACAAACAATGGCTGAACTAGGTATCCAGGTTGACAAGAattcttgattattatttttttttattctgtatttttcttatttcagtGAGTTTTGTCTTGTTGCTTCCTGGTCTCAACAAACATGGAGTCATCACAAGATTTGCTGGAATGGGAAAGCGTGAAATCAACAAACTGCTGAAGCAAAAAGAGAAGAAGAATGAATAGTGTTGTGCTAGATACAAAAGGAAAACTTCCATGGGAGCATTTAATGTTTGTTCTTAGGGCCTGACCCTAACCTTACCATTACGTTCCCCAATAACTGCCAATGCTGTATCTGTGTTGCACTGAAATTCCAACCTCTGAAGTATGAAGACTCTTCACCCCGGGGTGCTGTCCTCGTCTCCTGCGTTTCTTTACCACTTTGAATGTTGTCCACTCTTGTAAATATTCCATATTTTTGTGTTTTGTCtgtgtggttgtttttttttgttgctttccATACTTTGCAAAGTAAAATGTTGATGTGTCTTCCTGTTAATGGATGTAATAAAATGTAGATTGTCCAGGAAGtcttgtatatactgtgtatatttttGAATTATCATATTTTCAGCAGACAGTAAGGAAAGTACAGCAAATAGAGactgatcagccataacattacagCCTCCTGCCTAATATTATGAAGGTCCCTATTGTGTAGTCAAAACAGCTGAAACCCTTTGAGATatggactccacaagacctctgaaTCTGTAATGTGGTGCCTGGCAGCAGATCGTAACACTTTATAACTCCTAATCACATACATGTAAGTCATTATGCTCAAGGGGTTGTATGAAGTGGGCGGCCGCACTGAGCCCAATCTATTGGCTATACGGCtctataatacagcaggcactcGGCTACAATGACTGGGATTGGCGATTGACGCCGAacctggtcatttaacccctcatttGGCACGGTCAATAGCTAATGTGGTACTTGTGGGGTTAGGCAGAAGGAGGGGGCTCATTCTGCCTTCTGATTGGAGGCCCCGCAGCACCATTGCCGGCTCCAATTGGCTACCATGATGGCCTGGAGGTTTCCAGGCATGTCATGGTTAATTGCCGGTAGAGCCATGTGCAAGGAAGAGCTTGGCAGGCAGTGTCTCAGAATCCCATAGACCACAATAGTATTCCTTAGCGGTCTGTGGGATAAGTGATCAGAAGATTGCATTTTCCAGTTATTGtggagaaagtaaaaaaaaaataaagcatcaTAAAAATTCAGATCACTTCCTCTttctcaattttacatataaaaaaaaacacaaaaaaattacaggtatcgctgcgtccgaaaatctgaactattaaaatataaagtaAAAGGAAGATCccagtgtcacggatgaagtttgcagataactggaacttata from Bufo bufo chromosome 7, aBufBuf1.1, whole genome shotgun sequence encodes:
- the ARL6IP1 gene encoding ADP-ribosylation factor-like protein 6-interacting protein 1, translated to MAEPGDNRSVNQLAAETASLEEHFQGWGEVVLLADRTLRWEKPWFPAAIMGAVSFIFLMIYYLDPSVLSGVSCFIMCLCLADYLVPTLAPRIFGSNTWTTEQQQRLHEICSNLVKTRRRIIGWWKRLFVLKEEKPKMYFMSMITALAIVAWIGQQVHNLLLTYIIVSFVLLLPGLNKHGVITRFAGMGKREINKLLKQKEKKNE